The sequence TCCCCAAAGAAGACATTTTTTCGGCCTGGATGAGTTGGGTCTTACGCTGGTCCAGCTCTTCAATCATGTCGTTTAAACTTAGTGCCAAAGACTCAAATTCGTCTCCGGTCTTTATTGCCGGGATTTTATCATAGTCTCCCTTGGCAATGTGTTTGATTCCGGTTTCAATGGCCTTTAAGGGCCGGTTAAGCTTAATTACCAGAAAAATGGTGGCCAGCACCGTGAGAATAAACAAAGACAACAGGGAAAACATGAGATATTGCCTGGACCGGTCCAGTAGTTCAAACACCTTTTTCTTCTCTGTTTTCACCACCTGCTCAATATCAGTGGTCAGTTCCCGTCCAAGCTGGGTCACCGTATTTTGAATCTGCAAAGATTGCTCAGAAGAGACTGTGCCGTTTTTATACAGCGCCAACAGGGTTTCCATGTTGGTGCGGTAGGCATTGATGGCCTGGTTGCGTTGCTGAAAAGAGAGCTTATTTGCCACAAGGTCAGAGAATTTTTTTTTAATAACCGCCTGCTTTTCATCAATTTTGCCAATGTATGACAGGGCCTGGGACAGATCTTTGATATCTTTTTTTAAGAAAAAATTTTTCTCGTAACGCCGGGCCTCCAGCACCGTATCCAACAGGTCCCGTTTCTTTTCAATGAGTACCAAGGTGTTTAACACCATGGAATTGCTGTAGTGGTTTACAAACCAGATAATACTGTTCACCACCATGAAAACCAGGAAAAAAAATGATATTTTTTGTCTAAGACTGAATTTCATAAGCCATTTATATATTTGTTCATAAAGGGAAATACAAGGCCATAGCCGGTTTAATTCTTTTTACTTTACAATAAATGCGGGGGCTTGATTCTATTGTCGGCCATTTTTTGTAGGGGCAATCCCCCTGTGGTTGCCCTCGTTAGGGCACGGGGGCCTGCCCCTGCAGCGGCCGACGTTAGAACCAATCCCAAATACGACAATAAACGGGCCGATCGGACATAAGCTATAAGCGCATCCGATCGGCCCGGGGGAATACCATTGTCTTTTAAGTTTAAGAAATACCGTAGAAAAAATAGATCACGGCCAATTCCACAACAAGAAACAGCACGGTCATCACAGCACCGGCCTTGGCATAATCAATGGTCCTGTAGCCGCCCGGCCGCATGATCAGGGCATTAACCTGGTGGGTAGGCAACACAAAGGTATTGGACGCGGAAATTCCCACGACCAGAGCAGCCATTCTCGGATCTGCCCCTGCCATCACTGCCATGTTCATGCACAGGGGTACCAGAAGCACCGTGGCTCCCACATTGGAGATAACCAGGGTAAAAAAGGATGCCATGATACCCACAACCGCCAGAAGTACAATGGGGGACGGCGTCCCGATCAGGTTAAGCACGGTTTGGGCAATAAACCCGGCCGTGCCGGTTTTTTCAAAGGCAATACCCAGGGGAATGAGCCCTGCCAGAAGAAACACCGTCATCCAGTCAACTGACAGATATGCCTCGTCAACGGTCAGAACCCCGGTAATGATCATGCCAAGCGCCCCGGACATAAGCGCCACAGACAGCTGGATTTTTAAGACCACGATCTGAAAAAGGGCAAGTGCAAGCCAGCCCACAGCCAGCATTGCTTTTTGGGGCCGCAAGATTTCACCTTCTAATTTAGAGGCAAACACCAGGGATCTGGGTTTGGGCCTGTTCATCAGAATATGAAATTTTTCCCATGGCCCCTGGAGCAACAGCGTGTCTCCCATGGCCAGCCGGATATTGGTCAGCCCGGAATAATATTTTCGATTATCCTTGAACAACACCAGAGGATTGAGTCCGTACATCTCCTTGAAATTAACTTCGTTCAATGTTTTGCCGATGAGTTCGGATCTTGGCGCCACAACAACTTCGGCCATACCGGCATTGGTATTGGCCAGAAACTCTGCAAAGGTGTCAAGGGCAGGCTTTATCTGCCAGCCGTATTCCTTTGCCAGCTGCTCAATATTTTCCCTTTTGCCGACCACTGCAATATCATCGCCGCTGTTGATTCCTTCATGACTTTGGGGCACATGGTTGGTGGTCCGGGTGGAGGGAGAAGATATACCGATTACCGTAACAAGGAACCGGGGACGAATGTTTAAATCATCCAGAAGCCCAACGGTACCGGTGTCTTCGGGTACATGCAGCTCAACGAGGCTGTTGACGCCCTGGTATTCATTAATGAGCACATCCGAGGCACCCTTACCGGCCTCGCCGCTTGCGCTGGGAAGAATGAACCGCCCGAAAATTAAAAAATATACAAGCGCTGTGAGCAACAAACACACACCGATGGGCGTCTGGGTAAACAACCCGAACGGTTCAAGCTTTTCACCGCCCAACACCATAAGGTCATTGAGCAGGATGGTCGGGCTTGCGCCCACAAGGGTCAGGGTGCCGCCGATAATGGCGCAAAACCCCATGGGCATCAGGATGCGGGAGGTGGGAATTCCCACCCGCTTGGAGATTCTTTGGGTGGCGGGCAGAAACAGGGCTGCGGCCCCAATGTTCTGCATCATACTGGAAATAACGCCCACGGTACTTGATACCAGAAGCATAATTTTGGCTTCGCTTTTGCCTGCCAGAGCCAGAATGGGCTTGGCCACCTTATTCATAACGCCGGTTTTATCCAACCCGGCACCAATGATAATTACGGCAATAATGGAACAAACCGCATTGGAACTTAAGCCCACAAAGGCTTCTTTAGGAGAGATCAGTCCAATCAGGGGGAGAAGGACCATCATCATTATCCCGACCACATCCACCCGCACCCATTCGAACACAAAGAGGCAGATAACAAAGACCAGGATGATCATGGTCATAATCATATCAGGTGTCATTTAAAAAAACACTCCATTGAGAATTAACTATTATTAATCGTTGAATCGCTGCTACTAATCTTCTTCATTTCTATAGATAAAGCACAGCACCGCTGTAAACAAAACGATACTAAGACCGATAACAAAATGCGCACTCATGAAAGATCTCCTCCTAATTTACTGAATAAACGCAAAGCCGCTGGGCAATCCGATTCTGGTTGACGGCAGCATCCCTTATCCTAGCAGGGCTCTTGTTCTCGGAAATAATAAATTCAATATGACCGCATTCTTTAGTGATATCGGCAATGGCATGGTCAACATCGACCTGGCTTGTGGTATGGGCAAATTTCAGACCCAGCTCCGCAGCCTTTTCCTGGAACGCCACCACATTTTTCCCGGCTGCATTCTTAAAATCGGCGTACAGTTCTTCCTGGGTGGTGGAAAAAAATGAGGTCACGTCATGGGTCAGATTGGCCGCGTTCACCGCAATAATGCCGTAATCCATGCGTTTTGCCATATCCAGGGCATACTCAACCATATCATCGGAAAACCGGCTTTCAAGGGTGGCAACCACCAGGTTTTTCCCCTCGTTTTCCCGGCACAACATGCACTGATCGCTATCAGTATCAGCATCATTGTTAGCGCAAGGCTGGGAAAACTTAATTGCTTTTTCCGCATCGCCGTGTTTTTTGCCAAGAGTTAATATTTTATTTAAAAAATTCATACGCCACTATCCTCCTTTAGATGTATTGGGTTTATCATTATTGCCGGCAACTAATCAGCAAGTTGCATACCAGTTCCCCAAAAACAGTCGCAACAGCTTACTTAGCAAGGCTTTCCAACGGTTTTGGACTACGCTTTCAATTTCAATCGTGTTGCAGAATGCAATATTTTTTTAAATTATTATTCAAAGCCTCGCCTCATGCCTGTTTTTGGATATTGCAATTGTCAATGTCGGTGTTGCTTAATGAAACAATTTATAACGAATTCTTCTTTTACTTTTGTTTGAGTAGATTGAAAAATCCTTATGCAATCATTTCTTAGAGGGCTGCCGCACCTTTAACTAGGCATCAGGCATGGTAATTGCTCAAGGCTCCATACTAAAACTCGATCATCAAGTAAAAAAACTTAATAATTTTTGAAGTATGAAGAGAAGGGAGGCTGTCAGGGTGAAACGAATCTTTAAAAAAGAAGAAGAGGCTCAGGTAGTTGATACGGGAGCAGAAGAGATTGCCGCACTGCGCGAAGCCGTGCTTGACCAAAGAATTCCGGCCGAAGTTGAAAAAATCCTGCTCAAGGAAGTAGACCGGCTTGAAAAGATCAACCCCACTGCGGCAGAGTACACCATCGGGCTCAACCATATCGACTATGTGACCTCCCTGCCCTGGAACCGATACACCCAGGATAATCTTGACATCCAGCGTGCGGAACAAATCCTGAACTCCGACCATTATGGGCTTGACGAAATCAAGGAAAGGATTCTTGAGCATTTAGCGGTCCGGCAAATGAAGTTGTCCCGTAAAAACACCATTCTCGTGGTGGATGATGAACAGATTACCCGGATGAACCTGGAGCATGTCCTGTCCAAGGAGGGTTATGAGGTCAGCACGGCTGAGGGGGGCAGCCAGGCCCTGGATTTTTTAAAGGACAACACCGTGGATCTGGTGATCACGGATCTTAAAATGGACAAGGTCGACGGTATGGCACTTCTGGAACGTATAAAGGCCACAAGTCCGGCCACAGAAGTGATCATCATCTCCGGGTATGCCACGGTACTCACTGCCGTGGACGCCATTAAGCGGGGTTCTTTTCATTTTATTCCCAAACCCCTTAAGCTTGATGACATCCGGGAAACCGTTAAAAAAGCCCTGGGCAAAAAAACAGGACTTGTGGAAGCCAAGGGACCCGTGATCTGCTTTGCCGGCCCTCCAGGCACGGGAAAGACCTCACTGGGCCAGTCCATTGCCCAAAGCATGGAACGTAAATTTGTCCGGATTTCCCTTGCCGGCGTAAAAGATGAGGCCGATATCAGGGGGCACAGGCGTTCCTATGCCGGTGCCCTTGCCGGCCGGATCATCCAGGAGATCCGCCGGGCCGAGTCCTTGAATCCCGTACTTATGCTTGATGAAATTGATAAAATCGGACAGGATTTCAAAGGTGATCCTGCGGCAGCCCTCCTTGAGGTGCTGGACCCCCAGCAGAACGCAAGGTTCATCGACCATTACCTCGATCTTCCCTTTGACCTTTCCAAGGTGATGTTCATTGCCACGGCCAATACGGTGGCACGGATTCCCGGGCCTTTGCTGGACCGGTTTGAGGTGATCTCCATGTCCGGGTACACCATCGAAGAAAAAATTCATATTGCCGGGCGCCATCTGATCCCCCGGGCCAAGGATGATACCGGGCTTTCGGGGTTTGATCTTGAATTTACACAAAATGCACTTTGTACCGTCATCAGGGAACACACCCGGGAGGCCGGATTACGGGGCCTTGAACGCAAAATTTCTGCCATATGCCGCAAGGTTGCCCGGCAATATCTCAATACACCGGGGGCATCCCGGCAGATAAAAATTGATGAAAGCGCCGTGGAAAAATTTCTGGGCCCTGCCAGATATCACTATGAAATTGCAGGGGCCCGGGACCGGGTAGGGTGTGCCACAGGACTTGCCTGGACGGAAAGCGGCGGGGAAATCATCTTCGTTGAAACCACGCGGATGATGGGGGCTGAACGGTTGATCCTCACCGGATACCTGGGAGACGTAATGAAGGAATCGGCCCAGGCGGCCTTAAGTTATATCCGCAGCCACACCGAACAGTTTGGCCTGACTGCAGACTTTTTCCGGGGCCGGGATATCCACATTCATGTGCCCTCAGGGGCTATTCCCAAGGACGGCCCGTCAGCCGGGATGACCATTGCCGTGGCACTGATCTCCCTTTTAAAAGATATACCCTGTCCCAGGGATACGGCCATGACCGGCGAGGTGACTTTAAGCGGCAGAATCCTTCCGGTGGGCGGCATTCGGGAAAAACTGCTTGCAGCCAAAACCGCCGGAATCAAGACAATCATTTTTCCTGTCAAAAACCAGGCTGAAATTGCAGCCATGGATGCCGGCCTCAAGCAGGGAATACAAATCTTTACCGCAGGTGAACTCGATGAAGTGATCCGACAGGTGTTAGGCATAGAAGCCATTACAAACTGAGATTTTGCGTTCCAGCAGGATTTTGGCCAGATTTTGGGGTCGGACCAAGCTGTGAAGTTTAATCGTTTGATTATATTGATGAAATTTTAAATGATGTCGTTTTTTTGCCTCTTAGAAGGGCTATTTGGGTATCAAAATGGGGCTTCTGAGAGAATTCTCTATTCCAATAGAATGTATTATCGAAATCAAAATGGTCAAAATCTCCATAGAGTAATACGTCTTTCCTAAGTTCAAAGCCTGTCTCTTATGTGATTTTTCCTGTGACTTTTGGCTTTGTTTCCAAGAAAATTCGCGTTATCAAAGGCAGGGGAAAGCAAGAAGGAAAAATTATAAACCTTTTATCGTTTATCAAAAAAGGAAATGAATATGACTGAAGCATTATCAAAAAATATAACCGTAGGAGACAGTTACAAGCTGATTGTTGAAAAACCGGCGACCGTAAAATCGGATCAGCTTATTGATGAGGCATTAAAAATCATGATTGAAGACACGAAAACGACCAGTGTTTATGTTCTTGATGATAAGGACCGGCTGGCTGGCGTCATTCGTTGGAACACCGTCGCGCAGTATCTTTTCCCCTACAGCACACAGGAGGGGAAACAGTTATAATTCAATAACGGAATTTTTCAATATGCTGGATGCCGTTAAAGCGGGTGATATTATGAATAATGAGCCCTTCTATGTCCGGAAGGAAACAACCGTTCCGCAGACAATAAAAATAATGGCGTCCGAAAAAATAAACGAATTACCGGTGGTCAGTCCGGACATGCATGTTATAGGAGTTATTCACATTCTGGAAATCACAAAAGCCTATTTAGATCAGCAGGAAAACAACGGTACAGGTCAAAACAAGTAATCAGACAGTTATTTAAACCAGCCAGACAGAAGGGCGCTGTTTTTTTTACAAAGTCTGATCCAGAAAAAATCGATTACGCTTCCGGCAATGTAGTAAGGAAAATCGGTCCAGGTAAAACCGTTGCCTATTAATAATCTTCCAATAAAAAAAGAACGGATCCATTCCAGAAGTAACCGATTTCTGGAATGATTTGTCCTAAAAATAATTTCATCGACAACATCTGAAACATGATCGAAATGCTTCACGAGTGCACGCAAGCTGTTGCCGTGCGGCACAATGATCGCCTTCTTCCCTTCGTTCAGGGCAGGCACAATAGTCGTGTGCCAATATGGTAAGAAGCGTTCAACCGTGTCTTTCAAAAACTCCGTCAAGGGAATGTTCTGTTCACCTAGTTGGATGTAACGTGGGTCTGTCTCCACCGGGATATCGCTTATCAGTTTTCTCCAGGGAGGGAGGAGGCCTATCGTCGCTTCTGCACCACACGAAAACTTAGTCCTCGCCAAAACGCTCTGCGGTTTCTGCCTTATTCAGGCCCTGCTCCATAGTGACGTTAAGGAACGGGCAAAGCTCCATAGTGACGTTCGTTAAGTCGCCACGAACGCTCAACGGGAATCCACATCTGGTATAGTTCGTCCAAGACAATCCAAAGTGTCCGCACCGCGCGCTTCAAAACCGAGGTATAGGCGACATCGAAGGAGAAGCCTTCTGTCTCAAGAGTCTTGCCAGCTTCTCGTGCCTTCACAATGCCTCAATCCGAGAGGTCCACGTCCGTCCACCCGGAAAAGCGGTTTTCTTTGTTCCCCAGGCTTTCGCCGTGTCGCATAGGTTCAGTTTGATCACCTGTGTTCTTCTTTATCTGTTTCCAGCCAACGTCAAGTTAACCGGAACCCTTTTGCGTCCGTGTTCGGCGCCGGTTATGTTTTTCATTACAATTCGTTCTTGCTTCGATGAGCAGCTTCTTTATTTCATACTTAAATTCAATAGCATGTTCAAGAATTTTACCCCTTTTTTTTAAGCCATTTTGACAGAAGCCGTTCAATAGTGACCAGGCCTTCAAATTTTCCCACTTCATTCAGCACAGGAATGGCGTTGAGTCGATGACTGATCATCAGGTTAATGATTTCATCTAACGGGTCTGATTCTTTACAGGTCAAGACATGCCTGATGACTAAGTCCCCCGCATGTTCCGATGTTAGCAGGGAATAAAGTTCTGTCACCTTCGAACTGGCAGAAACGCTATGAGAAAAGATCGACTGAAATAATCGCTTGCGACTGATGAGGCCCAGCAGATTTTCAGACTCATCGACAACACAGAGGTAATGTATTTCCGGATGTTTTACAATGAGTTTTGCCATAGAACGAATGGTCATATCTTCAGACACATTTGCGACCGTATTATAAGGATGAAGATCTTTAATCAATTGTTTCATCATGATTATTCTCCCTCAGATTTATTTTGTATCTGTTCCGGAATTTCACCGGCTTTGGATATCGCAAATTTCACAGACAACGGACCGATGATCTGAACCAACAGTGTCGTAGCAGCAATAACATTGATAACCGTGTGCCCCAACCGCTCTCCGGCGGAACCGAATTCCCCGAAATGCTGGTAAATGTCGAGAGCAAGTCCGATGGCAACCCCGGCTTGCGAGAACAGAGCGAATCCAAGATACTTTCTGACCGTCAAGGGTGCCCCGGATATAGTCGCCCCCAGAAAGGATCCCGCCCATTTGCCGATTGTTCTGCCGAGAACATATAAAACACCCAATATTCCCATAGATGGCAGCAAACCCAGTTGCAACCTGGCGCCGACAAATAAAAAGAAAATA comes from uncultured Desulfobacter sp. and encodes:
- a CDS encoding ATP-binding protein — translated: MKFSLRQKISFFFLVFMVVNSIIWFVNHYSNSMVLNTLVLIEKKRDLLDTVLEARRYEKNFFLKKDIKDLSQALSYIGKIDEKQAVIKKKFSDLVANKLSFQQRNQAINAYRTNMETLLALYKNGTVSSEQSLQIQNTVTQLGRELTTDIEQVVKTEKKKVFELLDRSRQYLMFSLLSLFILTVLATIFLVIKLNRPLKAIETGIKHIAKGDYDKIPAIKTGDEFESLALSLNDMIEELDQRKTQLIQAEKMSSLGTLTSGVAHELNNPLNNISTSVQIIQEEIEDPDIKYKKTLLANVEQEINRSKEIIRALLDFSRQSDFSLEPVPFKKLVNNTMHLITGDIPSNIDVKITVPDDVEGRMDPRRIQQVLLNLIINAVFAMEDQEGGRLSISAFNDRQAHTFVFTVEDTGKGIKEDHLAKIFDPFFTTREVGKGSGLGLSIIHGIIEQHGGTISVNSRLGQGTMFTVSLPD
- a CDS encoding SLC13 family permease, which gives rise to MTPDMIMTMIILVFVICLFVFEWVRVDVVGIMMMVLLPLIGLISPKEAFVGLSSNAVCSIIAVIIIGAGLDKTGVMNKVAKPILALAGKSEAKIMLLVSSTVGVISSMMQNIGAAALFLPATQRISKRVGIPTSRILMPMGFCAIIGGTLTLVGASPTILLNDLMVLGGEKLEPFGLFTQTPIGVCLLLTALVYFLIFGRFILPSASGEAGKGASDVLINEYQGVNSLVELHVPEDTGTVGLLDDLNIRPRFLVTVIGISSPSTRTTNHVPQSHEGINSGDDIAVVGKRENIEQLAKEYGWQIKPALDTFAEFLANTNAGMAEVVVAPRSELIGKTLNEVNFKEMYGLNPLVLFKDNRKYYSGLTNIRLAMGDTLLLQGPWEKFHILMNRPKPRSLVFASKLEGEILRPQKAMLAVGWLALALFQIVVLKIQLSVALMSGALGMIITGVLTVDEAYLSVDWMTVFLLAGLIPLGIAFEKTGTAGFIAQTVLNLIGTPSPIVLLAVVGIMASFFTLVISNVGATVLLVPLCMNMAVMAGADPRMAALVVGISASNTFVLPTHQVNALIMRPGGYRTIDYAKAGAVMTVLFLVVELAVIYFFYGIS
- a CDS encoding S16 family serine protease; this encodes MKRIFKKEEEAQVVDTGAEEIAALREAVLDQRIPAEVEKILLKEVDRLEKINPTAAEYTIGLNHIDYVTSLPWNRYTQDNLDIQRAEQILNSDHYGLDEIKERILEHLAVRQMKLSRKNTILVVDDEQITRMNLEHVLSKEGYEVSTAEGGSQALDFLKDNTVDLVITDLKMDKVDGMALLERIKATSPATEVIIISGYATVLTAVDAIKRGSFHFIPKPLKLDDIRETVKKALGKKTGLVEAKGPVICFAGPPGTGKTSLGQSIAQSMERKFVRISLAGVKDEADIRGHRRSYAGALAGRIIQEIRRAESLNPVLMLDEIDKIGQDFKGDPAAALLEVLDPQQNARFIDHYLDLPFDLSKVMFIATANTVARIPGPLLDRFEVISMSGYTIEEKIHIAGRHLIPRAKDDTGLSGFDLEFTQNALCTVIREHTREAGLRGLERKISAICRKVARQYLNTPGASRQIKIDESAVEKFLGPARYHYEIAGARDRVGCATGLAWTESGGEIIFVETTRMMGAERLILTGYLGDVMKESAQAALSYIRSHTEQFGLTADFFRGRDIHIHVPSGAIPKDGPSAGMTIAVALISLLKDIPCPRDTAMTGEVTLSGRILPVGGIREKLLAAKTAGIKTIIFPVKNQAEIAAMDAGLKQGIQIFTAGELDEVIRQVLGIEAITN
- a CDS encoding CBS domain-containing protein; the protein is MTEALSKNITVGDSYKLIVEKPATVKSDQLIDEALKIMIEDTKTTSVYVLDDKDRLAGVIRWNTVAQYLFPYSTQEGKQL
- a CDS encoding CBS domain-containing protein; this translates as MNNEPFYVRKETTVPQTIKIMASEKINELPVVSPDMHVIGVIHILEITKAYLDQQENNGTGQNK
- a CDS encoding CBS domain-containing protein → MMKQLIKDLHPYNTVANVSEDMTIRSMAKLIVKHPEIHYLCVVDESENLLGLISRKRLFQSIFSHSVSASSKVTELYSLLTSEHAGDLVIRHVLTCKESDPLDEIINLMISHRLNAIPVLNEVGKFEGLVTIERLLSKWLKKKG